DNA sequence from the Streptomyces sp. NBC_01497 genome:
GAGTATCCGCCCGCCGCTACCGACCGCCCCGGGCCCACCATCCCGGGGGTGAAGCCCAACTGCAGGTCGGGTGCGGCATCGCCGGCGCTCCGGAAGAGCACGTGCGGTGGCAGCGACCAGGCACCCGGTGCGGGCAACCGGTCCGCCTCGTAGGTCACTTGCGTGATCGGATGATCCTGCAGGTTCGCTCCCACGCCGGGCAGGCCGACGAGCGTGCGCACGCCCACCTCTTCCAGGTGGGCCGCAGGTCCGATCCCGGAGACCATCAGCAGTTGGGGGGGAGCCGACCGTGCCGGCCGCGAGGATCACCTCCTGATCGGCGTACACCGTGTGCATAGTGCCGTCGAGCGCTTACGCGACGCCCCTGCAGCGTCCGCCGCTCACCAGCAGCCGGCGTACGTGGGCCGACGTGACGATCGTCAGGTTCGGCCTGTCGAGCACCGGGACGAGGTACGCGTCTGCGGCGCTCTGGCGTTTGCCGTCAACCACGTTGGCATCCGTCCAGGACACGCCCTCGGCGTCGACCCCGTTGCCGTCGATCGACGGGGCATGGCCCATGTCCACGGCGGCTCGGAACCACGCCTCCTGCAACGGGTCGGGCGGGGGCCGTCGTTCGATCAGCATGGGGCCGGAGTCGCCGCGCACCGCGGGATCGCGCCCCACCGCGTTCTCGCTCCGCCGGAAGAACGGCAGCAGGGTGGCGTAGTTCCAGCCGCTCGCACCGGCCTCCTCCCACGCGTCGTAGCTCGAAGGGTGCCCGCGGATGTGCGCCATTCCGTTGATGCCGCTTGAGCCGCCGAGGAGCTTGCCGCGGGGCCAGTTGTGCCGCTGTCCGGACGTGCCGTCCTGGGGTGTGGTGACGTAGGTCCAGTCGACAGGTGTGGACCACAGGGCGAACCAGGCCGCGGGGTCACTGGCGGACTCGGGGCCCTGGTCGGGCCCCGCCTCCACGAGGAGGACCTCGCGATGCGGGTCCTCCGAGAGCCGGGAGGCGAGTACGCACCCCACCGTGCCCCCGCCGACGATGACATGGTCGTAGGAAACCATGCTGTTTCCTCCACCGGAGGGGTTGCCGAACCATTTGGTTCGGCCCGTTTCTTTGAGGTCTTTCCGAACTGTCCGGTTTGGCGATTAGGTCTCCCCATGCGTGCATCAGGAGAGGCCACCCGGCAGCGGATCCTCGAAGCGGCCAAGCAGGAGTTCTCCCGGCACGGCCTCGCGGGCGCTCGGATCAACCGCATCGCGACCGAGGCCCGGGCCGGCAAGGAGCGGCTCTACGCGTACTTCCCGAGCAAGGAGACGCTCTTCGCCGCCGTCGGGGACCGGCTGATCGCCGATGTGGCCGGGACGGCGGCCCTTCGGGGGGAGGATCTCCCCGGCTATGTCGGCGCGCTCTTCGATGTCTTCGTGGAGGATCCGAACAACGCGCGCCTTCATGACTGGTACAGCCTGCAGGCCGGCGGCGACGTCCCGGACGCGGGTGGCGAAGCGCGACTGCAGCCGAAGATCGACATGATCGGCGAGGCCCGACTCGCCGGTCATGTCGATCCCTCGTGGAATCCCGTCGGCCTTATGCTGCTGCTCATCGACATCGCCCGAACCCTGGCGATCCCGCACGCGATGACGGAGCCACTGGCCCGTGCCGACGGCGAGCCCAGCGATGTCGCGACACGCCGCCGGGAAGCCGTCGCCGCGGCGCGACGCCTCATCGCGCCGGCCGGGCCGGCTCCTGCCGGGGGCCCCGCACCGGACGGGATCGAGGGGCTGAGACCGTACGGAAGGCCGGAGCGCGGCGGCTTCCAACGGATCTGAGACCGGGAAAGAAGCCCGGTGCCGCGCGGCCGGCGGAGGCGGTGCGCGGGGCAGGGGCGGCCCGGTTGGTGGGAAGCGCTATGCGATGGGCGAGGCAGCCGTACGCCCGATGTGGCCGCGATGTATGGCCCGCGCGGGCGGCCTACGCGTCCGCGAAGCGGGTGTCGGCCGGTGCGCCCAGCAGGGACAAGCAGTTGCGCCACACCGCTTCCACCTGGCCCGGATCGTTGAGCAGCTTCGCGAACAGCACCTGACCCTCCAGTTGCGCGACGATCGACCGCGCGGTGTCGCGGGTGTCGGTGGCCTTGGGGGCGTCGCCGCGCTGCCGTGCTGCGACGACGACCACCTCGATCATGTCGATCTGCTCCTCGAAGATCTCCTGCAGCCGGGTCCTGACGGCCTCGTGCTGGTTACTCAG
Encoded proteins:
- a CDS encoding TetR family transcriptional regulator, which gives rise to MRASGEATRQRILEAAKQEFSRHGLAGARINRIATEARAGKERLYAYFPSKETLFAAVGDRLIADVAGTAALRGEDLPGYVGALFDVFVEDPNNARLHDWYSLQAGGDVPDAGGEARLQPKIDMIGEARLAGHVDPSWNPVGLMLLLIDIARTLAIPHAMTEPLARADGEPSDVATRRREAVAAARRLIAPAGPAPAGGPAPDGIEGLRPYGRPERGGFQRI